In one window of Poriferisphaera corsica DNA:
- the fliW gene encoding flagellar assembly protein FliW yields MINTSRFGEMEVDDSRVISFEKGLLGFPKYRHYVLIEAGQDSYFWWLQSIELPELAFVVTDPSLFVPTYRVPLREEQMKDMGMDSVEDAQVFVIVNKRDNVLTGNLQGPLVINVGSRNGEQLVLSDRRFTTRVPLIEIGNNLQKAASA; encoded by the coding sequence ATGATCAATACCTCGCGTTTCGGTGAAATGGAAGTCGATGATTCTCGGGTCATCTCTTTCGAAAAAGGTTTGCTTGGCTTCCCCAAATACAGGCATTACGTCCTGATCGAAGCCGGGCAAGATTCCTACTTCTGGTGGCTTCAGTCCATCGAATTGCCTGAATTGGCTTTCGTCGTCACGGACCCAAGTCTCTTTGTTCCTACTTATCGCGTTCCTCTTCGTGAAGAACAGATGAAGGACATGGGCATGGATTCCGTCGAAGACGCACAAGTCTTTGTGATCGTAAACAAACGCGACAACGTTCTGACCGGTAATCTGCAAGGACCACTCGTTATCAATGTAGGTAGCCGCAATGGTGAGCAACTCGTCCTCAGTGACAGACGCTTCACCACTCGTGTGCCACTCATTGAGATCGGCAATAACCTGCAGAAAGCAGCTTCTGCGTAA
- the csrA gene encoding carbon storage regulator CsrA produces the protein MLVLSRQRDETIMIGDEIEITVVDIRGDKVRLGINAPRQVQVHRKEVYEAIKRENAEAARVQVEDLNVADKNLRGRINKLAMHRHNRNG, from the coding sequence ATGCTGGTGCTTTCCCGTCAACGCGACGAAACGATCATGATCGGTGATGAAATCGAAATCACCGTCGTCGATATTCGAGGGGATAAAGTCAGACTCGGTATTAACGCGCCAAGACAAGTTCAAGTACACCGTAAAGAAGTGTATGAGGCAATCAAACGCGAAAACGCCGAAGCCGCACGAGTCCAAGTCGAAGATCTTAACGTCGCTGACAAAAATCTGCGTGGACGAATTAACAAACTCGCCATGCATCGTCATAACAGGAACGGTTAA
- a CDS encoding flagellin N-terminal helical domain-containing protein: protein MSRINTNVSSLIARNNLAKTNGELSTSLQRLSTGLRINRGADDPAGLIVSERLRAEMSGVTQSIDNIERASNVIATAESSLQEINTLVLSMKSLVLEAANTGAFSKEEIEANQLQIDSAIESVTRIANTTTFAGLKLLNGSLDYITKGVKAAEITDLTVQGVNFGTNNSLPVTVEVLQSAQQASMYMTVTDFDHATPPTDPTLKDDVSFEIMGNNGVEVFEFAGGTAISAMVFAINTSKDATGITAEAGVSGITLNSGQFGTDAFVSVRRLDGDANTTFQTRTAADVATAVPTTGTLVGGFDAAKIGTSERTSNPDGTVTVRRFFDGGTNPGTDMDYIDTIVNAGEPIERDEGADVLALVNGNLAVGDGLDVSLRTQALNLEMSLDKDAAQVIGSPYTFEILGGGATYQIGPDVNSQQQVGFGIQSVAASNLGNTNVGFLSQMKSGGPASLVTGSDPVDQARNADAILDAAINEISSLRGRIGAFEKNTLNATLASQQVALENLTASESQIRDADFAEETAKMTRAQVLQQAGQQTLSIANSSAQSVLSLLQS, encoded by the coding sequence ATGTCCAGAATTAACACAAACGTTTCATCATTAATTGCTCGAAACAATCTCGCTAAAACCAACGGTGAACTCTCGACCAGTTTGCAACGCCTCTCTACAGGCCTCCGCATCAATCGCGGTGCAGACGACCCCGCTGGGCTCATCGTTTCCGAAAGACTCCGCGCTGAAATGTCCGGCGTCACGCAATCGATCGACAACATCGAGCGTGCCTCCAACGTCATCGCCACCGCTGAGTCCTCACTTCAAGAGATCAACACACTTGTTCTCTCGATGAAGAGCCTCGTCCTTGAAGCCGCCAACACGGGTGCCTTCTCCAAAGAGGAAATCGAAGCGAACCAGTTGCAGATCGACTCCGCAATCGAGTCCGTCACACGTATCGCGAACACCACTACTTTTGCAGGTCTTAAACTGCTCAACGGCTCGCTCGACTACATCACCAAAGGTGTTAAAGCAGCCGAGATCACAGACCTCACCGTCCAAGGTGTCAACTTCGGTACAAACAACTCTTTGCCCGTGACCGTCGAAGTACTTCAGTCTGCTCAGCAGGCCAGCATGTACATGACCGTTACCGACTTCGATCATGCAACACCCCCCACCGACCCAACACTCAAAGACGACGTGTCTTTCGAGATTATGGGCAACAACGGCGTCGAAGTCTTCGAATTCGCAGGTGGCACTGCTATCTCCGCGATGGTCTTCGCCATTAATACCAGCAAAGATGCAACAGGCATCACTGCTGAAGCCGGTGTCTCAGGTATTACACTCAATTCAGGTCAGTTCGGCACAGACGCTTTCGTCTCCGTCAGACGGCTTGATGGTGATGCGAACACAACTTTCCAAACACGCACCGCAGCAGACGTTGCAACCGCAGTTCCTACAACCGGCACACTCGTCGGTGGGTTCGACGCAGCAAAAATCGGTACATCCGAAAGAACAAGTAACCCAGATGGTACGGTGACCGTCAGACGCTTCTTTGATGGTGGAACCAACCCCGGCACCGACATGGACTACATCGACACCATCGTCAACGCTGGTGAGCCCATCGAACGTGATGAAGGTGCAGACGTGCTCGCACTCGTCAACGGCAACCTCGCCGTCGGTGATGGCCTCGACGTCTCACTACGCACGCAAGCACTTAACCTTGAGATGTCCCTCGATAAGGATGCAGCTCAGGTGATTGGTAGCCCATACACCTTCGAAATCCTCGGTGGTGGAGCAACCTATCAGATCGGGCCAGACGTTAACTCGCAGCAGCAGGTCGGTTTCGGAATCCAATCCGTTGCCGCATCAAATCTTGGCAACACCAATGTTGGTTTCCTCTCACAGATGAAATCGGGTGGACCCGCTTCGCTCGTCACGGGTTCCGATCCAGTTGACCAGGCACGTAATGCTGATGCGATTCTTGATGCAGCGATCAATGAGATTTCCTCACTTCGCGGCCGCATCGGGGCGTTTGAGAAGAATACGCTCAATGCAACGCTTGCATCGCAACAGGTTGCCCTTGAGAACCTTACAGCATCTGAGTCGCAGATTCGCGATGCAGACTTTGCGGAAGAAACCGCGAAGATGACTCGTGCTCAGGTTCTTCAGCAGGCAGGTCAACAGACTCTGTCGATTGCTAACTCCTCTGCTCAATCTGTTCTTTCACTCTTACAGAGTTAA
- a CDS encoding anthranilate synthase component II, with protein MILMIDNYDSFTYNIVQRIGELDPSIDLQVYRNDKITPEQALELNPDHVIISPGPCTPTEAGVSIDIIKTFAGRKPLLGICLGHQSIGQAYGMIVERNTRIMHGKTSPIHHDNKGIFANLANPSTATRYHSLVINRDSFDEERFDISAWTDEGEIMGLRAKPGIFGPAPLEGVQFHPESFLTEEGPSMIANFLGYPQPTAK; from the coding sequence ATGATTCTGATGATCGATAATTACGACAGCTTCACCTACAACATCGTGCAACGCATTGGCGAGCTCGATCCAAGCATCGACCTGCAGGTTTATCGCAACGATAAGATCACACCTGAGCAGGCTTTAGAACTCAACCCCGATCACGTCATCATCTCGCCTGGCCCGTGCACCCCCACCGAAGCCGGTGTCTCGATCGATATCATCAAAACCTTTGCAGGTCGCAAGCCCTTATTGGGCATATGTTTAGGCCATCAATCTATCGGCCAGGCCTACGGCATGATCGTCGAACGCAACACCCGCATCATGCATGGCAAAACCTCTCCCATCCATCACGACAATAAAGGCATCTTCGCCAACCTCGCAAACCCTTCAACTGCAACGCGTTACCACTCACTCGTCATCAACCGCGATTCTTTCGATGAAGAGCGATTCGACATCTCAGCCTGGACTGATGAAGGCGAAATCATGGGCCTCCGCGCCAAACCCGGCATCTTCGGCCCTGCCCCTCTCGAAGGTGTCCAATTCCATCCCGAATCCTTCCTCACCGAGGAAGGCCCATCCATGATCGCCAACTTCCTCGGCTACCCGCAACCTACTGCAAAATAA